Proteins encoded together in one Campylobacter peloridis LMG 23910 window:
- a CDS encoding DUF2018 family protein, with protein MDIFDEMFAKSPKEKFIETIKHANLGALENVMEKLLADHIAMIELLEKNNLNENDVAQFQMENSLLIDERKNDFYIGLSAEILGHEG; from the coding sequence ATGGATATTTTTGATGAAATGTTTGCAAAAAGCCCTAAGGAAAAATTTATTGAAACAATAAAACATGCAAATCTGGGTGCTTTAGAAAATGTAATGGAAAAATTATTAGCTGATCATATAGCTATGATAGAGCTTTTGGAAAAAAATAATCTTAATGAAAATGATGTGGCACAATTTCAAATGGAAAACTCACTTTTAATTGATGAGAGAAAAAATGATTTTTACATAGGATTAAGTGCTGAAATTTTAGGACATGAAGGTTAA